The sequence ATCGGGTATACTACCCGTTACTTGTGCACCCAGTACCAGATCCGTATTAAAGTGCTGGGCAATGCGATAGTTTAGGCCAAGCGTCAGGTTATTTATCGTATAGATTGAGCCAGCATTCACGCCCTGGCTAACCTCCTCACTATGAATACCTAACTCTTCGGCCGATTTTCGAACGTTTTCGTAGCGCCCATAAAAAGCAATCCGGTCGATCTGCAAACTACTTTCGGCCAGGTACGAATTTTCGCCCACACCATCATGACCATTCCGCCCCCAGACAAATGCCGAAGACACATAACGTCCAGGTCCTAGTCCTTTACTATGCAAAACTGATGCCGTAGTACGGGTAACATTTTCTCCGGGATGGGCTTCTTCAGGGTCAGTCAAAAATCCTTGCGAAAACTGTAATGCCAATGCTGGTGATGGATTTATTGACAATCGATAAGAATAGCTATTAAAGGTTGGTTTATCGAAATTATAACGGTTTTCGTCAGGCTCCCGACCTTTAAACGTTGACCCTTCAATTTTTACCCACTTGTATCGAAACCCAACCGTGGCAACACCAAACAGAATGTGAGAAGCATCCTGCCAATGGTGGCTCAACGGTGCATCCGGGTTGTTGAATGACGAAATTCGATGCATAAATGCGGGTGGACCGAGTGCCGGTTCGCCAGGGTAACCAACGTATCCATACAGATCAATGTCTTTGCTAAACGCATGACTGTAACTAACCGACAGTTCCGAAACGAGGTCATGCGGATGCTGTTTATCGATTAGTGGCTGGCCTTTATACGTCTCACCCGTTTGAAATAGCAATGGATACCCACCATTACCAACCGTGAGCGGATCGAGTGACAGCATGGCCCGCACCTGAAACAGTCCACGTTGCCCAACTTTACGTTGTGCCATGCCCATAAACCAGTTCGGCGCACCCAATTGTTGCCCATGCCCACGTCTATCGGCATTATTGACATTTTGACTCGTATAACGCAAATAAATAGCGTAGTGCAGCATATAACTCCACCCTTTTGATGTCGGGTGACTCATGTAGGCATACATGGGCGTATTGTCGGGATGCCAGGACGTGCCTGATCCGTTCCGGTTCATCGACAAGTAGCGCGAAAGCGAATGAGTCATACCCATTGTCGTATCCATTGTCAGGCCATGATTCAGCGACTGCATACTTTTCATGGAATCATCCATCTTCATCCCCGGATGCCCGGAATGATCCATCGGTTTAGTTGTATCAGCCTTCGGATTCTTTTCAGTTTGCTTTTTTATGCCCGGCATGGACATCCCTTCGTGATGTTGATGTTGGCCAAATGCAAAGCCATTGATAAAAAACAGGGCAAGTAAAATTAACTTTTTCATCAGGTTGTTGAGAGAAAATCAGGGATGGTATTTTTATAAAGTACCATCCCTAATTAGTATTAGGCAGCCATCTGTCGACATTCTTCGGCGCACTTGCGGCAAGCCTCAGCGCAGGCTTTACAATGCGCAAAGTGGCTGGCATGTTTTTCGCACTCAGCTGCACAGGCTTCACAGGCTTCTGCACAAACCGCCATGAATGATTTCATAAATTGCGATCCACGGGCAGTTAAACGACCACATAACGTACAGATATCGGCGCAATCCCGGCAAAGTTTAATGCAGGCCGTCATATCGTGGCCTTTACTGTCGGTATCACCCGCTTCGATGCAGGCAGTGGCACATTCTTCGCAGGCTTTTGCGCAATCGAAACAGGTATCCACGTGAGAGGTCATTGTCATGTTTTCCATGATAGTAGTTAAGTTTGGCTAATTCTGACCACCATTGGTCTGACAAAATAACAACCTTAAGCGGATTCGGTTTTTATATAATTACGGACGAGTTTTACAACTGGCACTAAGTACAAATCTTTTTCACTCATTCACTTTTAAGCACTGTATCCAGGCCTCGTCGTTCAACTAGTGCTCCCTTCCGAAACTGTCCCGGAGTTTGCCCGGTTACCTGCCGAAACTGATTCGACAGGTGCTGTACACTACTGTATCCCAAGCGCCAGGCAATTTCGCTCAATGTCAACTCGTCGTATCGCAGCCACTCTTTTACTTTCTCAATTTTCAGCGCAATAATGTATTTCTCGACCGTATGAGCTTCACTCGCTGAGAACAAGCCGCTGAGGTAGGAGTATTCGTAACCGAGTTTGCGTTCCAGAAAAGTCGAATAGTTTTCTGTAGGTAGTCGATCGCCTTTCAGGTGCTGGATTTCATTGATCAGAAGCACTTTCATGTGTTCAACGAGCAGTTGCTTCCGGTCGTCGACCAGATCAAACCCGTTGGCCTGTAGCGCCTGTCGAACGGTATCAAGCGTAACAGCTGGCGGGAAAGTCGTGACATCTACTTCGCCAAGTTCAACCCGCCCAACAGTCAGGCCGAGCTTTTCAAGCTCTTCGCGCACGACCCGTTTACAGCGATCGCACACCATATTTCGGATGGTCAGTGTCATAATCTTTTTAGTGCTGAGGTTTGAAACGAAAGCCTGCGTATACCATTTGACCCGTGATTGGCCCCCACACCTGAGCTCCAGCATCGAAGCTGGGGCCGAATGGATCATTTGGGGCAACGATCGGGTTCTGTTGCCTAAAACCAGTCAGGTTTTCGCCACCCAGATAGATTTCCCACCCGCTCCGAAATGCCCGACTTACCTGTGCGTTAAGGTTGTAGAAACCCGGTGCAAATTCAACCGGCATGTTTTGATAGGTGGTGTGAACATAGCCCTCGCGTAGGTAAGGAATCCGCCGGGGTCCATTCCATTGGAGCGTTGCATCAAATTTCCATTTATCGAACGGCAATGCATACCCTGCATTCAGCAAAACCCGATCGCGGCTAACCATCATTTTGGGGAGCAGCCGCTCTTCGCCAAATGGCCCGCCCATACTTTGCTTGACGTCGAACAGCCGGTAAGCCGCTTTTAGCTCAAAGCGTTTGGCTGGCTGTACATTTAGTTCTGCCTGAAAGCTGTTGGCAAAAGAAGCTCCCTGAAGGTTGTAGAAATACAATTCGCGAGGATGCTCAATGTCCACAATCAACTGATTTAGGAAATTTGTTCGATGATAATCGACCGTCAAGGAGGCTTTTTTGCTAAATATCAAAAAATCGTTGGTCAGACTAAGCCCGTAATTCCACGACACTTCGGGACGGAGTTGCTCCTTCAAAAAAACTGCTCTTGAACTCACCAGATAGCCGAAGTTTTCGGCAAATGGATTTGGCACCCGGAATCCTCGCCCAGCCGATGCCCGCAGACTGAGATTGTCGGTCAGGTTATATTTCAGATGAAGCCGGGGCGTAAACTGCGTGCCGTAGAGATTGTGAAAATCGACCCGACCACCAGCCACCAGGGTTAGTTTTTCAGGATAGATGTAGGTGTATTCAGCAAATACCCCAGGTACCGATTCAGTTCGGGCCGTTTTGATCGTTTTGTAATTTTCTAGGTAATCATCGAGCAGATAGCTGAGTCCGGTTTTGATACTATGGTTGGTATTGTCGATGATCGTCTGGTAAATCAGGTTGGCATATATTGTCTGCTGCCGACCGTCATAAGGTGCAAATCCAAACCGGGCCGTCTGCTCATGATGGACACCATTCAGAATCAATCCAAGACCTTTATAGGGTTTGTCGGGATAGAGTTTAGCCGTTTTCGAGAAAAACTCCAGCCGTTTTGTTGTATTCAAAAAGCTATAACGTGGGCTGCTCTGGCTTTCAAACCGCGACAATTGCCCGCCATCGCGGTCTTCGTAGAGTGCTTTAACCCCAAATTGGGCCATATACCGGTCGCCGTTGTACTTATAACGATTAATGAGATTAACCTGCGTATAGAGGGGTAGATCACGAAAGCCATCGTTATTCTGATCAATTTCTGTCCGGAGCGTGCTGGCATGCCCTAAAACGCCTACACTCCACTTTGGCTCTGTGGGTTGTGACTGTTTATGACCCGGCCATAACTGATTCGGGCTATTTCGATTGGCCCCGATTGGCTTCGACCAGTTGATGTTGCCTTCATATCGCCCAAAACTGTTGACATAGCCATTCAGAAACAAGGTTTGCTTGTCATCCGGTTTCTGCAACTCGACATTCATCTGGCCACTCATCGACTCGTAACCATTGACTACCGAACCAGCTCCTTTCCCAACATCAATGCTTGTTATCCAGGTGCCTGGGATGTAATTAAGCCCGAAAGTTGTAGACAGTCCACGCACAGTCGGAATGTTCTCAACATTCGTTTGCACGTATTGCCCACCCAATCCCAGAAACTGAATCTGTTTGGCGCCGGTAACGGCATCACTATACGAGACACTTACCGATGCATTGGTCTCAAAGCTTTCAGACAAGTTGCAACAGGCGGCTTTCGCCAGTGTCCGTTGGGTAATTAGTTCTGTCTGAATTGGATTTATTCGATCGATCTGACCAGGAGCTCCCGAAACGGTCACCTCCTGCAACGTCCGTTCAGAACGTAGTGTAATAATTACTTCTGAAGCTACATTCGTCACTGTAAGCGTATCGGATTGATAGCCTACATAACTGGCAATCAACTGCCTGACAGTCGGATGTTGAGTCAGCCGAAACCGACCAGTCGAGTCGGTCACCGTACCATTTGTTGTGCCTGCCCAACGTACGGTTGCTCCGGCAAGTGGTATGCGCCTGTTATTGACGGTTTCGTTGATAATTCCCCGAACAGCCACTTCCTGGCCTGGAACAGTAGGTAATTTGGTTGCAATGGAATCAGATTGCGCCAGTACTGGCGACGCAGCCAGCATAACCATCCATAAAAAAAGGAGTTTCATGAGTTCGTTGATTAATGAATAAACACGATACGCCCGTGTCGGAAAGACACCGGAAATGTGCATTCATCAACGAATCAAATAAGGAGACTATGAGCGCGAGTCAGAATGTCGCGACCGGACGGTGAAGGAGGGTCATTGGTAACGTTAACCGCAACAGATGCACTTCTGTCGAAAACCCAATCGGCAATCCATGCAAGCATCACTGTAACACCCGCCAGAATAGACTCGGTTATATTCTTGACGAATTTGGCGACGAGTTGGCTTAGTGATGAAGTAACGTCTACATTCTCGTAACGCTGATCATCCTGGCAGCATTCC comes from Spirosoma aureum and encodes:
- a CDS encoding four-helix bundle copper-binding protein; the protein is MENMTMTSHVDTCFDCAKACEECATACIEAGDTDSKGHDMTACIKLCRDCADICTLCGRLTARGSQFMKSFMAVCAEACEACAAECEKHASHFAHCKACAEACRKCAEECRQMAA
- a CDS encoding AraC family transcriptional regulator, with translation MTLTIRNMVCDRCKRVVREELEKLGLTVGRVELGEVDVTTFPPAVTLDTVRQALQANGFDLVDDRKQLLVEHMKVLLINEIQHLKGDRLPTENYSTFLERKLGYEYSYLSGLFSASEAHTVEKYIIALKIEKVKEWLRYDELTLSEIAWRLGYSSVQHLSNQFRQVTGQTPGQFRKGALVERRGLDTVLKSE
- a CDS encoding TonB-dependent receptor, producing the protein MKLLFLWMVMLAASPVLAQSDSIATKLPTVPGQEVAVRGIINETVNNRRIPLAGATVRWAGTTNGTVTDSTGRFRLTQHPTVRQLIASYVGYQSDTLTVTNVASEVIITLRSERTLQEVTVSGAPGQIDRINPIQTELITQRTLAKAACCNLSESFETNASVSVSYSDAVTGAKQIQFLGLGGQYVQTNVENIPTVRGLSTTFGLNYIPGTWITSIDVGKGAGSVVNGYESMSGQMNVELQKPDDKQTLFLNGYVNSFGRYEGNINWSKPIGANRNSPNQLWPGHKQSQPTEPKWSVGVLGHASTLRTEIDQNNDGFRDLPLYTQVNLINRYKYNGDRYMAQFGVKALYEDRDGGQLSRFESQSSPRYSFLNTTKRLEFFSKTAKLYPDKPYKGLGLILNGVHHEQTARFGFAPYDGRQQTIYANLIYQTIIDNTNHSIKTGLSYLLDDYLENYKTIKTARTESVPGVFAEYTYIYPEKLTLVAGGRVDFHNLYGTQFTPRLHLKYNLTDNLSLRASAGRGFRVPNPFAENFGYLVSSRAVFLKEQLRPEVSWNYGLSLTNDFLIFSKKASLTVDYHRTNFLNQLIVDIEHPRELYFYNLQGASFANSFQAELNVQPAKRFELKAAYRLFDVKQSMGGPFGEERLLPKMMVSRDRVLLNAGYALPFDKWKFDATLQWNGPRRIPYLREGYVHTTYQNMPVEFAPGFYNLNAQVSRAFRSGWEIYLGGENLTGFRQQNPIVAPNDPFGPSFDAGAQVWGPITGQMVYAGFRFKPQH
- a CDS encoding HYC_CC_PP family protein, producing MKRTLFQLLNLFMACVILLSSTGFGLVEHTCQMRGKKKTMVVVFSDAKSTSGCAIHKQSGTSDKTIIKKSECCQDDQRYENVDVTSSLSQLVAKFVKNITESILAGVTVMLAWIADWVFDRSASVAVNVTNDPPSPSGRDILTRAHSLLI